In Kryptolebias marmoratus isolate JLee-2015 linkage group LG2, ASM164957v2, whole genome shotgun sequence, the genomic stretch cgaCACAGGGACAGATGAGGTTGggcagacaaaaaataaaacaggtgcAGCATCACTTATGAGGATTGATGTTACCTTTGCATAGCAGAAGTTCTCCACCTTCTTTGTGACCTGAGGTGTATCGGGTGTGAAGAGGTCTTCATAGTCAGCCAGCACCACATCCTGAATGAAGAACTGACGGACAGTTTTTAGGGGAATCTTCTGCAGGTTCATCTTACGACCTTTCACTCTCAGCAGACCAATGTGCctagagaaacaaaaacagaggaatgTGAAACCTGCCgtcttctaaaataaaaacccattttTGAGACGATCATTCAGCGTGGGTGTTTTACTTCTTGGTGGCCTCTCCAGGGGACAGGGAGGTGGCTACAGAGCTGCCCGGCTGTGTCACGTAGAAGAGCTGCTGttcgtttctggatggtgtaaTCAAACACTCGTGTTCGTGACCCCACACCACCAGGTCAAGAAAGTCATCGAGGAACTGCTCGGGAATGTAGTTTGTGGGACCATGCTTACTCCTAAACATAACATACAGACAAACGCACATCGAGAAAATACATGGAGAGCTCTTGTTTGGTTGACAACAAGCGCACCACTCATGTTTTGGCACCCACCTGTTTTGGTGGATCGCAAACAAGTTAAACCAGTTCTCTTGGTCTTCTTTGGGTCGAAGCATGGTAACCTGGTTGTTGACAAACATCCTGTACAACCGCTCATCTGGAATGGAACCTTgacacagaataaaaaaaaaaaaaaaaactattattattaaatattgcAATGGCAATACCAGATGCAATAAACCAACTAGGTACAGGTATCTTATCTCAAGCAATAAGAGTCTATCTGATTAGCCAAATATATAACTGGTAGGCAAAGAGTAAATGCATGCACTTAGATAATAAGAGTCTATACTTTAATGCTATTCAAACAGTTTATTGTGTAACTGATATTGCAACAACAATAAAGGTTTGGTTTATGGTGCAAAGGTAAGTCAAACATAAGACACTACCAGTTCAAACTCACCAAGACCATAAAGAGCCAACTTGGTGCTGCCTTTCTGCAAGAGGATGGGACTAATCTCGATCCTCTCCACTGACTGGGAGTGGCCAAAGTGGTTGACGAGACCAGAAGCACTGAGCAGATCCAGCGCGCACAAACCTTCCGCCTTGAAACAAACGAATGCATCGTCGTGACAAATccacagaaatgcagaaatgcAGAAAGGACAATGTGTCGTTCCTGACTGTTTTCGGAACAGACTGCTCTCACCCCGGTTGGGTCATCGTGGTTGCCATGAATGCTGAACACAGGAATAGAGATGTTCAGGTTTTCATCCTGATAGTTCGCCCACGGGAACCTACAACAAATCCCGACATATTTAATCCACAAACAGCTCTCTGATTGAAAGAGcggagcagaaaataaaaacaaacgaaaaactgactgggttgTGTTGAAGTTGACAGTCTGGTCACTGAGGATGTTAAAGGTTACAGGCGAGCCTCCCATGCAGTACTTCCTCAGCATAGTGATGCTGTTGTGGAGGCATCGCCGGGATGGTTTGTTCTCATGAAACAAATCTCCTCCCAGGAGGATGAAATCAACctgcaagaaagaaaacagagagtATTTGTTTAACATGGGTCaatgaacaaaaaggaaatacatATAAGAGaacagatatatattttttcattttaaatcatacATATATTCAGATTCACTTCAACAGAAGTGCACACACCTGATTCGTCTTTGCACATTTCAGGATTTCATCCAGTGTGTTGTAGGTGTCACTGCCACGAATAGCATCTTTCTCGAGGTAACCTAGATGAATATCTGTTGCAATCAGGATCTTAAAAGTATCCTCGTCAtccctgggaaaaaaaaaaaattattacttAAACAGCTCattcttttgtttattctgaACATACTGTACATAGGAGAACATTTTAATTGGAACGTAGCTGTTTATAACCACGACGAAGACAGTGTTTATTACTCATTGttagatttgagagaaaattgaAAGAAACTCACAAAGTTTTCTCTGAAGACATGATGGTACTAGAAACAGAAGAACCCGTTTAAACCTGGAAACTTGTCAGCAACTGGGTCGCCTGCAAAGAATATAACCCAAAACATGTCAAATACAGAAATGctacataataataaaaaatcaacttttacttttatattcacatgccatttaaataaactaagtCCTCTGCTTAGTTAGACCTCGTTATTGTGTTTAAGTGTTTAGTTTAAGATATTTTACTGCAAAAAATTACTTCTTCTACTTAATTTGGTATTTTTATAGGTTATTACTTTTTGGTGTATTTCACCTATGATTACATAAGACATAGACACACTTATCCATGCTGTTTGTTACTACTGCTGACATTACTTTGgatttaaatgacaaacatgTACATATGGTATGTTATTCTGGCCATAGAAGTAGTTCATCATACCAGCACTGATGGTCAAGATAAAAAATAggacacaaaacaataaatagttcagatttaagttggtgtagattttcagtcatctaTAACATAACTTCTCTAAGAGTTTCCAAAAAAGGGGATAGTGAAGATTTAGGTTGTATTTGACGGaggttaaagaaaagaaaattaaacatatttgtcACATTTCCTTCTGAAATACCAGGAGCGTGAAAGAGCATTACTGCTTCATTTAGGATAAGACATTCaagcctttttatgtttgatttcataatttaaaatgagtgccttttaagaaaaataaaatatgttttgtgtatgtctttttttctaattacaGCTTTAGgaaactcttgtttttgttttcatgaaagGTCAAATAGGATAATTCCTAAACCAGGCGGTTTAATAagcatattttacaataaaacatagtTTTTTCCTACCTGTAAAGGATTCGTATGgtttaatacaaataaatatatcatGGCACATTTACAGGTTCAATAATTATCTTTAAACAGTGAGTAAATAGTAAGAAAAAACTTCACCCTTATACTTCGTTTCagaataacagaaacaaaatacagtGTTGAAAATTTGGCTCGCAGGAAAATACACAGGCTATGCATTGTTATACCGACagtatattaataataatacgTTAGTAAAGTCATGGCTTTAGCAAAACTCAGGGTAACTTAGCTTTAAGTTAACTTGCTAGCATTTATGCTAAAACCTTTACGTGTCCAATGCTTCAACCATGTTTACATGGTGGCTACGTGTAGCAAACCATTAATGTAACTgagaaaaagttttttgttaCGTTCGCCAAACTCAAAAAAAATAGCATACCTCTCCACCCACCTCCTCAGAAGCATGTTCAGAAGTCACGCAAAACAACCAAACTTTACCCTTAAAATCCCGGCAACTCTTGCAAAACGTCATCCGACACGCTCACAGATGGCCCAGTGtcattgtagttttattttgaaggctcAGCGCTTTAAACTGCCGACTGGCCACTTAAAAAGAACTACATTTCCGCTCAGCGAATGTGTGCGCTTGATTCATCCGTGTGGGAACACCGGTCTAGCTGTTCAATGAAACGCGACGTTAATTTGTAGACCCTTGTTGTCTAACGGGCCAGGCTGGAATAAGTATCATTCCCACTGCAACAAAGTCTGTATGGTGTGGCTGGCTAAAGTGATGCTTTCTCATAGCTCATAATGTGTTTGCTTTGACAGGCTTTCACGGAGAAACGGAGCTTGTTAGCTAGCGAGTTTGTGTGTCATATTCGAAAAGGACGTTGGTAGAGTAAAAATGTAACGAACGCAAAAGTCTCATAGTTTACTCCCTGATTTTTTTCAGCGCAAACAAGGAAGCCTGAAGACACTGGGCTGTATTTCAATGGAGACTCGTTCAAAAACATCAGCTGCTGTTTCGTGGGAGAAGGTACTTTATTcgttttactttaaactttactGCTACACTGTTCAACTCAGCTGTTTGGTGCTGCATGAGCGAAAGTTTATTGAAGTTGGGTCCAAAAGTTGGCCCAAATTCTGCTGTTCATAAAAATTCATATAGATTTAGGGCTTTGTCTTTCACTTCATTTACTTTCTGTATTACATTTTCACTTATTATGGTTGTTTGCTTCACTAAAGCTGTAGTGTGTGAATTTCTGCATTATTCTCAAAAGGTTGCTGATGCAGTTTAAtccttgtgtttctgcaggaattGCGTCCACCTCTGGCACCCAGTAGAATAGTGTCCGACATCATGTCCCTGTCATCCTATAAAGACTATCCAGCCCACCATCCCTTCATCAACACACTTGGACATCATATGCCCCAAACACGCACTCAGTATCGTCCAGCATCACCCAGCAAAGCTTTCCCAGAAACCAGCAGTGCAGGTAAACTCGATTTGTTTAAGTGTGTGTTGCCAAATTTTCCATTCAAACATTGTGTCGGAGCTCCATGGTTACGCATGCAACGTGATGCCGCTCTACTTGAGTGTCTCGGCAGCACAGGCATCCCTTCATCCCCGTAAATCATTTACTCTATCTATTGATCTTATCTTATCTCCAAACCCCACCCGcgtcatattttttttgtgtcccGCTCCTTTCTTCTTGTGCCCTTGCAGCCATCTTGTCCGCTTTGAGGAACCTCCAAGAGAAGATCAGGAGGTTGGAGTTAGAGAAGGAACACACAGAGCTCAGTCTGCATTCTTCAGGGAAACACACTTCACGCACACTTCTCCAGTGTGACAGCGACACACAGCGACACTCAAATGatcagaaagctgcagaaagaaaGACTAATGACCAGTCCAACTGCAACCAAGGTGAGGACATTCATAGTATACccctttttttagatttgcttTTCGTATCGTTTCTCAAATACAGTGCATACTTTTACTTGTTTATGTCTAACCATGTATCTTTCTTTGTAGTGTTGATCACCCACCTGGCTGCCGCAGAGTCTCGCTGTGAGAAGCTGGAGCGACAGCTGGACCACATGAGGAGAATGCTGCGTAGCACCAGGACAGAAAAGCCCAGCCTTCTCAATGAGCAGGTGAATTCACTAGCTCACATTCTTATTTAGACTCAAATAACCACTCCTGCtggaaaatacacaaaatgcaaaacctCTGTGTGAATTGAATTATTGTTTCCTCCTTTAGGCCTTTATGGAGAGAGCCAGTGCAGCTGATAAACAGCCTAATGCAGTTTCTGAGCATGCCCAGTTGGAAAAACTGGAGCGACTTGAGCGGGACTATCTCAGGATGACTCGTACACAGACAACTGCGGAGGTACGTTAAATGCACAAAAGCTTTGCAGGTTAAAACATAACTAATGACTCTTCTCTGTGTTGCAAAGAGGAGCAAACTGTCATAGAACTACAACagtaatttacatatttataataaagttatttaattcCTTAAGCTTCTAATATAAATAAGGTAACTCTTCAATAAAAATTTATTAAGCTTACCAGTTGACTGAAAggcaaaaatacacaatttagtgatatatttcatttctttttgtgccATGATGGACATTTTTACCTGTTCAGGCTTCAGAAATGCTGCTAATATTGGATAAAATGGATCAGTAAAACAgcctgttttaatgaaacatctttattccaccaaaaaaaaaaactcctcaaGACTCAAACTTGTATTCACACATTGACAAACTGACCAAAACGTAATTTATCTCAAAATTATTATCAGGGCAGGATCACATTTTAGGGCTATCGGTTTGAAACTAGTCCATCTTTTTATCTATGGTAGATTTTGGTGCTACATGTGAGATATAGTGTTATTTTGGGGTTATATGTCTTAAATTTAACCCAGTAATGACGAGTGTGACTCTGCATGTGACAGGGGAAGATTCGTGAGTTGGAGAGGAAGCTACAAGAAGAAGAGCATCAGAGAAAGCTCATCCAGGATAAAGCCAGCCAAGTAAGacgatgttttgtttttctgtgaccatTCTCCTTGTACTTCTCCATACTAGCTAAATTCTTGTCATTTttcctaaatttgtttttgtctacaACCCTCAGCTACAGACTGGCTTGGAGGCCAACAGGATC encodes the following:
- the cep57 gene encoding centrosomal protein of 57 kDa, giving the protein METRSKTSAAVSWEKELRPPLAPSRIVSDIMSLSSYKDYPAHHPFINTLGHHMPQTRTQYRPASPSKAFPETSSAAILSALRNLQEKIRRLELEKEHTELSLHSSGKHTSRTLLQCDSDTQRHSNDQKAAERKTNDQSNCNQVLITHLAAAESRCEKLERQLDHMRRMLRSTRTEKPSLLNEQAFMERASAADKQPNAVSEHAQLEKLERLERDYLRMTRTQTTAEGKIRELERKLQEEEHQRKLIQDKASQLQTGLEANRILLRSVSPRLSIRQPKEKNADSKKSSPEQLSQTEPHYRLSLRDVPFVTGTSAGGSHSVRANVQAVLSLLKCHQPCLCNSRVLSRKTSHPEKSGHGHSDSSSSSSSVNGEDLSELLQALQEELRLMSLEQDELMRQVENSVSSEERRDLQTEQERLLLKMERKGEQISKLHKHKSQLMKLRKEAKSRQSSGNKGRVSTRGHSVRSLKVQPGERSKKNLRLLRDMKALQASLRT